The proteins below come from a single Thalassotalea ponticola genomic window:
- a CDS encoding type 4a pilus biogenesis protein PilO: MKNIDLSELNDLDLNNIGQWPALAKGILAIVLVVFVSYFVYYLMVSDKITTLEQEVAREQKLKTDFEAKYYVSANLELFREQMEEAEELFSNQIKRLPESHETPGLLDDITFVGTTSGLDFKKLNWQPEIQQEFYVELPIKVQVVGSYHDFGEFVSKISGLPRIVTLHDFSIVNETAGKDDKLTLTLQAKTYRYREADK, from the coding sequence ATGAAGAATATCGATTTATCAGAATTAAATGACTTAGATCTGAATAATATCGGTCAATGGCCTGCATTAGCAAAGGGCATTTTAGCCATTGTTCTGGTAGTTTTTGTTTCATATTTTGTCTACTACTTGATGGTTAGCGACAAGATCACCACGCTTGAGCAAGAAGTCGCTCGTGAACAAAAGCTAAAAACCGACTTTGAAGCCAAGTATTATGTATCGGCAAACCTTGAACTGTTTCGCGAACAAATGGAAGAAGCTGAAGAGCTTTTTTCCAATCAGATTAAGCGACTGCCTGAAAGTCATGAGACGCCAGGTTTACTCGATGACATTACTTTTGTCGGTACAACCTCAGGCTTAGACTTCAAAAAGCTCAACTGGCAACCGGAAATTCAACAAGAGTTTTATGTTGAATTACCGATTAAAGTACAGGTTGTTGGCAGTTACCACGACTTTGGTGAGTTCGTCAGTAAGATCTCAGGGCTACCGCGTATCGTCACCCTACACGACTTTTCAATTGTCAATGAAACAGCGGGTAAAGACGACAAGCTAACCTTGACCTTGCAAGCGAAAACATATCGATATAGGGAGGCTGACAAATAA
- a CDS encoding PilN domain-containing protein, producing the protein MPHINLLPWREEAQRQRQQQYFSLLTLLALLSALIVFLISQYFQAKIDGQRARNQFLTNEIKVLDARIAEIKTLEQRKKELIQRMTLIEQLQKSRNVGTQVLDEVAKIVPAGVYLTKLTKQDNQLLIEGRSESNNQLANLIREVQSSVLLADAELESITNTGNTNKLLSDFKMTLRIQGLLDQQSLSEAGSR; encoded by the coding sequence ATGCCACATATAAATCTTCTGCCTTGGCGCGAAGAGGCTCAACGTCAGCGTCAGCAACAATATTTTTCACTGCTGACTTTGTTAGCTCTGTTGAGTGCGTTAATTGTGTTTTTGATCTCCCAATACTTTCAGGCCAAGATTGACGGCCAGCGAGCGCGAAATCAATTTTTAACCAATGAAATAAAAGTGCTTGATGCTCGAATTGCTGAAATTAAAACGTTAGAGCAGCGTAAAAAAGAGCTGATCCAACGGATGACACTTATTGAGCAGTTGCAGAAAAGCCGTAACGTTGGTACCCAGGTTCTTGACGAAGTGGCAAAAATTGTTCCGGCAGGGGTTTATCTGACCAAACTGACTAAGCAAGATAACCAGTTGCTTATTGAAGGTCGAAGTGAGTCAAACAACCAACTTGCTAACTTGATTCGCGAAGTTCAAAGCTCAGTATTGCTGGCGGATGCCGAACTTGAATCGATCACCAATACCGGTAACACCAATAAGTTGCTCAGTGACTTTAAAATGACGCTACGCATTCAAGGTCTTCTTGATCAGCAATCTCTTAGTGAAGCAGGGAGCCGATAA
- a CDS encoding penicillin-binding protein 1A, translating into MQIIKWLLKVSIVITLLGITAVGGFYLYMKKDLPSVEVLKDIQLQIPMQIYSNEGKLISQYGTKRRIPVKLEDMPPKLIQAILATEDNRFYEHFGVDPIGMLRAAFLLVTSGEIQGGASTITMQTARNFFLTREQTFIRKIREIFISLHMESLLTKDEILELYLNKIELSHRAFGVGAAAQVYYGKELDELTLGEIAVIAGLPKAPTTYNPISSPERAKFRRTTVLQRMLVSGYITEQEYDQANNEDIHTKRHGVNIEVEAPYVASLANKRVLEMYGRDFAYGKGLKVYTTVQADLQQAANQAVIDNIYAYDQRHGYRGPIKRLWLTEQDRQKLLAQYQTFASAQRLAQMQDEWAQLPSSPITKAQIEEQLNDIPTYNDLQAVAVLSVEEQSAQVITATGESVTLTWDGLKWARWFIDDKTQGKAPDLASEIVSAGDIVYVRQLGEDNWLLSQLPEVSAGLVAISPDNGAILASVGGYSFKQSQFDRITQANRQMGSNIKPFVYSAALANGYTLASLVNDAPINQWDKRSGFAWRPKNSPAVYEGPLRVRVGLAKSKNVMSIRLLRGMTIDALIEHLSLFGFNQQTLPRNESIALGSASATPLQVVTGYASFANQGYLIDPYVIDRIEDASGNIIYQASPPVACYACEQAQQQYANSFESSEQLDVDLLTQQVAPRIISRENAFLVTQAMNSVIWGSGGDWSKGTGWIGTGWRAKSLERRDLAGKTGTTNESKDAWFSGFSRHLAASSWIGFDDPSRTLGRTRVNSNLGKNQTAGGEAGANAAQPAWIGFMKTALEQFPYAPFEQPNNIVSIRIDKQTGKRTNKSDSSSRFEYFIMGTEPQEWVTEENVEQLLESNDQDEPEIF; encoded by the coding sequence GTGCAAATTATCAAGTGGTTATTAAAAGTTTCCATTGTTATTACCCTACTAGGCATCACCGCGGTAGGTGGCTTCTATCTTTACATGAAAAAAGATTTGCCAAGCGTTGAAGTATTAAAAGACATTCAGTTGCAAATTCCGATGCAAATATACTCTAACGAAGGCAAGTTAATTTCCCAATACGGTACTAAGCGCCGCATCCCGGTGAAGCTTGAAGACATGCCGCCAAAGCTGATTCAAGCCATTTTAGCAACCGAAGACAATCGCTTTTACGAGCACTTCGGCGTTGACCCTATCGGCATGTTACGGGCCGCTTTTTTATTAGTCACCAGCGGTGAGATTCAAGGTGGTGCAAGTACCATCACCATGCAAACAGCGCGCAATTTCTTTCTTACCCGCGAACAGACTTTTATCCGTAAGATTAGAGAAATATTTATTTCATTGCACATGGAGAGCTTGTTAACTAAGGACGAGATTCTCGAGCTGTACTTAAACAAAATTGAACTCAGTCATCGCGCATTCGGCGTCGGTGCAGCTGCACAAGTATATTACGGAAAAGAACTTGACGAGCTAACTCTAGGTGAAATTGCGGTTATCGCTGGCTTGCCAAAAGCGCCGACTACATACAATCCAATTAGCTCTCCAGAACGGGCGAAATTTCGTCGTACCACAGTGTTACAACGCATGCTGGTTAGTGGCTATATCACCGAGCAGGAGTATGACCAAGCCAACAACGAAGACATTCACACCAAGCGACACGGCGTAAACATTGAAGTTGAAGCACCTTATGTGGCATCACTGGCAAATAAGCGTGTTCTAGAAATGTATGGTCGCGATTTTGCCTACGGCAAAGGTTTGAAAGTCTACACCACGGTGCAAGCGGATTTGCAACAAGCGGCCAATCAAGCGGTGATTGACAACATATACGCCTACGATCAACGTCACGGCTATCGCGGCCCGATTAAGCGCTTGTGGTTAACCGAGCAAGATAGACAAAAGCTACTCGCCCAATACCAAACCTTCGCCTCGGCACAGCGCCTCGCACAAATGCAAGATGAGTGGGCTCAGCTACCGAGCTCGCCAATCACCAAAGCGCAAATCGAAGAGCAGTTAAACGACATTCCGACGTATAACGACTTACAGGCTGTAGCCGTTTTATCGGTAGAAGAGCAATCGGCACAAGTCATAACCGCAACAGGAGAGTCAGTTACGCTCACTTGGGATGGGCTCAAATGGGCTCGGTGGTTTATTGATGACAAAACCCAAGGCAAGGCTCCCGACCTGGCTAGTGAGATCGTCAGCGCTGGCGATATTGTCTACGTGCGACAGCTCGGTGAGGACAACTGGTTGTTGAGTCAGCTCCCCGAGGTATCGGCAGGGCTCGTTGCCATCTCACCTGATAACGGTGCCATTTTGGCCAGCGTTGGCGGCTACAGCTTTAAACAAAGCCAATTCGATCGTATCACCCAAGCCAACCGCCAAATGGGCTCTAATATTAAGCCGTTTGTCTATTCTGCTGCTTTAGCCAATGGCTATACGCTGGCGTCTTTGGTTAACGACGCACCAATCAACCAGTGGGACAAACGCTCGGGCTTTGCTTGGCGACCTAAAAACTCACCGGCTGTTTACGAAGGGCCACTTCGCGTCCGTGTCGGACTGGCGAAATCGAAAAACGTCATGTCAATACGGTTACTGCGCGGCATGACAATTGACGCGCTTATTGAGCACCTCAGCCTGTTTGGATTTAATCAACAAACTTTACCGCGCAATGAATCCATCGCATTGGGCTCAGCTTCGGCAACGCCATTACAAGTAGTAACTGGCTACGCTTCGTTTGCCAACCAGGGATATTTGATCGACCCCTACGTTATCGACCGCATTGAAGATGCCAGTGGCAATATTATTTATCAAGCATCGCCACCCGTCGCTTGCTACGCCTGTGAGCAGGCGCAACAACAGTATGCCAACAGCTTTGAAAGCAGTGAGCAGTTAGATGTTGATTTGCTAACCCAACAAGTAGCACCGCGCATTATTAGTCGCGAAAATGCATTCTTGGTTACCCAAGCGATGAACAGTGTTATTTGGGGTAGCGGTGGCGACTGGTCTAAGGGAACCGGTTGGATTGGTACCGGTTGGCGAGCTAAATCACTAGAGCGCCGGGACTTAGCCGGTAAAACAGGTACCACAAACGAATCAAAAGATGCCTGGTTTAGTGGTTTTAGCCGTCACTTGGCGGCGAGTAGTTGGATTGGTTTTGATGACCCTAGTCGCACCTTGGGTCGCACCCGCGTCAATAGTAACCTAGGTAAAAATCAAACCGCTGGTGGTGAAGCCGGTGCCAATGCCGCGCAACCAGCGTGGATAGGTTTTATGAAAACCGCATTAGAGCAGTTTCCCTACGCGCCATTTGAGCAACCCAATAATATCGTCTCAATTCGCATCGATAAACAGACTGGTAAACGCACCAATAAGAGTGATTCAAGTTCGCGCTTCGAATACTTTATTATGGGTACCGAACCACAAGAATGGGTGACAGAAGAGAATGTAGAGCAGTTACTTGAAAGTAACGACCAAGACGAGCCCGAAATTTTCTAA
- the argH gene encoding argininosuccinate lyase, producing the protein MALWGGRFVEASSDRFKRFNDSLAFDFVLLEQDIEASIAWSEAICKVGVLTAKEQQTLQNALLTLAEQVGKGDIDMSQSQTEDVHSFVETQLIAMVGDVARKLHTGRSRNDQVSTDLRLWCRQRVDELLDLLNSTINTLLNLAENHKHHILPGYTHLQRAQPVRFAHWCMAYVEMFQRDIGRLQDARKRVNQCPLGCAALAGSAYDIDRVALAQQLGFDGPCLNSLDAVSDRDYVAELLFVAATGMMHLSRFSEDLIFFNSGEAGFIHLGDQVTSGSSLMPQKKNPDALELIRGKCGRVYGALQGLLVTLKGLPLAYNKDMQEDKQGLFDALHTWYSCLEMAGEVANSIELNDAQCRKAACEGYANATELADYLVAKGMPFRTAHDITGAIVVYALAQSEPLENLRIDEFHQFTTLIEDDVYPILELEYLVNKRQAIGGTGLAQVSEAIEQTRLALGRASYRVRDAKLTDLRAINRLVSYFASREENLPRSEDDLIKSIRDFAVIEEQGQVVACAALYIYSTGLAEIRSLGVENSHQGKGYGVELCQFLIRRAKQLALSKVFVLTRKPAFFEKLDFHLSDKARLPEKVMKDCELCPRQQCCDEVALIYCIGSSEGVVNDTEANGDQVLMFSQSKDGASRVSSNSQ; encoded by the coding sequence ATGGCATTATGGGGTGGTCGGTTTGTCGAAGCCAGCAGCGACAGATTCAAACGATTTAACGACTCATTAGCGTTTGATTTTGTTTTACTCGAGCAAGATATCGAAGCGTCTATTGCTTGGTCAGAGGCTATCTGTAAAGTTGGGGTGCTAACCGCAAAAGAGCAACAGACTCTGCAAAATGCATTGCTGACGCTGGCTGAACAAGTTGGCAAAGGCGACATTGATATGAGTCAGTCACAGACTGAGGATGTTCACAGCTTTGTCGAAACGCAACTTATTGCCATGGTTGGTGATGTTGCCCGCAAGCTACACACCGGACGTAGTCGAAATGACCAAGTGAGTACTGATTTGCGCTTGTGGTGTCGTCAACGAGTGGATGAATTACTCGATCTGTTAAACAGCACCATTAATACTCTGTTAAATTTGGCGGAAAACCACAAACATCACATATTACCTGGTTATACCCACCTACAGCGGGCGCAACCGGTTCGTTTTGCGCATTGGTGTATGGCCTACGTTGAAATGTTTCAGCGCGACATTGGCCGCTTGCAAGACGCGCGTAAGCGGGTCAATCAGTGCCCGTTAGGTTGTGCCGCGCTGGCGGGCAGTGCATACGATATTGACCGCGTCGCCTTGGCTCAGCAGTTGGGCTTTGATGGTCCGTGCTTGAACTCACTGGATGCGGTATCGGACAGAGATTACGTTGCTGAATTACTGTTTGTTGCGGCAACCGGCATGATGCATCTGTCGCGTTTTAGCGAAGATCTGATTTTTTTCAACTCAGGTGAGGCGGGATTTATTCATTTGGGCGATCAAGTCACATCGGGTAGTTCGCTGATGCCACAAAAGAAAAACCCCGATGCACTAGAGCTCATTCGAGGCAAATGCGGCAGGGTTTATGGGGCATTACAGGGACTACTGGTTACTCTGAAGGGCTTGCCATTGGCCTATAACAAAGATATGCAAGAGGATAAACAAGGCTTATTTGACGCATTGCACACTTGGTATAGTTGCCTTGAGATGGCCGGCGAAGTGGCCAATAGCATTGAGCTCAACGACGCCCAGTGTCGCAAAGCAGCTTGTGAAGGCTATGCCAATGCAACAGAACTTGCTGACTACCTAGTAGCAAAGGGAATGCCATTTAGAACAGCCCATGATATTACCGGCGCAATAGTGGTTTACGCCCTTGCTCAGAGCGAGCCTCTTGAAAATTTGCGCATCGACGAATTTCATCAATTTACCACCCTAATAGAAGACGATGTGTATCCCATTTTAGAGTTGGAATACTTGGTCAATAAGCGCCAAGCGATTGGCGGGACCGGGTTAGCACAGGTGAGCGAGGCGATAGAGCAAACGCGGTTAGCGCTAGGCAGAGCAAGTTACCGGGTGCGCGATGCCAAACTCACCGACTTGCGGGCGATAAATCGCTTGGTCAGCTATTTTGCTAGCCGGGAGGAAAACTTGCCGCGCAGCGAAGACGACTTGATCAAATCCATTCGCGATTTCGCAGTCATTGAAGAGCAGGGCCAAGTTGTTGCCTGCGCAGCACTTTACATCTACAGCACGGGACTGGCCGAAATACGTTCACTGGGTGTAGAGAACAGTCATCAGGGCAAAGGGTATGGCGTTGAATTGTGTCAGTTTTTGATTCGCCGAGCCAAGCAACTGGCGTTGAGTAAGGTATTTGTGTTAACACGCAAGCCGGCGTTTTTTGAAAAGCTCGATTTTCACTTGAGTGACAAGGCGCGTTTACCGGAAAAAGTGATGAAAGACTGCGAGTTGTGTCCGCGTCAGCAGTGTTGTGATGAGGTTGCTCTCATTTACTGTATTGGCAGTAGTGAAGGTGTAGTCAACGACACAGAAGCGAACGGCGATCAGGTATTAATGTTTAGCCAGTCAAAAGATGGCGCGAGTCGCGTGTCGAGTAACAGCCAATAG
- a CDS encoding argininosuccinate synthase, which translates to MKKQINKVVLAYSGGLDTSAIIPWLKENYNNCEVIAFCADVGQGQDELDGIEEKALQSGASSCYVVDLKQQFVEDYIYPIVQTGAVYEGQYLLGTAMARPVIAKAQVDLALQLGADALCHGCTGKGNDQVRFESCFAALAPQLTVIAPWREWQLASREDLLNYLQQRQIPCSASLEKIYSRDANAWHISHEGGELEDLWSPPSKQIWTLTQDPMDAPDEAESIVLSFEQGRLVSVDEQEMPAYQALQYLNDKASLHGIGRIDIVENRLVGMKSRGCYETPGGTILMSAYKALESLIHDKSSLKFRESIALEFSHTLYDGRWFTPVAKAQLAACQTLAEQVCGDVVLQMYKGNATVIQRRSVNSLYSQEFATFGADDVYQQQHAEGFIRLFSLASRIKALHQREK; encoded by the coding sequence ATGAAAAAGCAAATTAATAAAGTGGTATTAGCCTATTCAGGTGGTTTGGATACGTCAGCGATCATTCCTTGGTTAAAGGAAAATTACAACAACTGCGAAGTGATCGCCTTTTGCGCTGACGTTGGTCAAGGTCAAGACGAGTTAGATGGTATTGAAGAAAAGGCGTTGCAATCTGGGGCGAGCAGTTGTTATGTGGTTGATTTAAAACAGCAGTTTGTCGAAGACTACATCTATCCGATTGTGCAAACCGGCGCGGTCTACGAGGGACAATATCTGCTCGGTACCGCAATGGCACGTCCCGTTATCGCCAAGGCGCAAGTTGACTTAGCGTTGCAACTGGGTGCCGATGCGCTTTGCCATGGATGCACAGGAAAGGGCAATGATCAGGTGCGGTTTGAGTCGTGTTTTGCCGCCTTAGCACCGCAGTTAACAGTTATTGCCCCGTGGCGAGAGTGGCAACTGGCGTCAAGAGAAGACTTACTCAATTATTTACAGCAACGGCAGATACCCTGTAGTGCGTCATTAGAGAAGATATACAGTCGAGATGCCAATGCTTGGCATATCTCTCATGAAGGTGGTGAGTTAGAAGACCTGTGGAGCCCACCGTCAAAACAGATCTGGACCCTAACCCAAGATCCCATGGACGCACCGGATGAAGCTGAATCGATCGTGCTGAGCTTTGAGCAAGGCCGTTTGGTCAGTGTTGATGAGCAAGAGATGCCCGCTTATCAAGCGTTGCAGTACCTCAATGACAAAGCGTCACTGCACGGCATTGGTCGAATTGACATCGTCGAAAATCGCCTCGTTGGGATGAAATCTCGAGGTTGTTATGAAACCCCTGGAGGCACTATTTTAATGAGTGCTTATAAAGCGTTAGAGTCGTTGATTCACGATAAATCGAGCTTAAAATTTCGCGAGTCAATTGCGCTTGAATTTTCCCACACGCTCTATGATGGCCGTTGGTTTACGCCCGTTGCTAAAGCACAGCTAGCTGCCTGCCAAACGCTGGCTGAACAGGTTTGCGGTGATGTCGTGTTACAAATGTACAAAGGCAACGCAACGGTAATTCAACGCCGCTCAGTGAATAGTCTTTACTCACAGGAGTTTGCGACATTTGGCGCGGATGACGTTTATCAGCAACAACACGCAGAAGGCTTTATACGCTTGTTTAGCCTTGCCAGTCGGATTAAAGCATTGCATCAGAGGGAGAAGTGA
- a CDS encoding ornithine carbamoyltransferase has translation MSLQHFLKDNDLDQQQLTSLIATAIDIKAQTKNYQNQLSGKSIAMLFEKPSLRTHVSFDVGIAKLGGHSVYLGQQNGLLGERERICDLAQNLSCWCDAIVARVFYQSALNELAAHATVPVINALSDDYHPCQALADYMALTQTFGTLKGLNLCFVGDGNNVAQSLLIMGALLGVNVTIITPEGYQVDPVIAQQSAIISAQSGSRIVFSNDLAAAQNQQVIYTDTWLSMGDKEAIEQRLDIFMPYQVNSDLVKHANAEVVMHCQPAHVEQEISRRVFESAQCIAMLQAQNRMWAQSALLTNLLT, from the coding sequence ATGTCGTTACAGCATTTTTTAAAAGACAATGATTTAGATCAGCAGCAACTGACCTCGCTCATTGCCACAGCGATAGACATAAAAGCACAGACAAAAAATTATCAGAACCAGTTGTCGGGTAAGTCGATTGCCATGTTATTTGAAAAACCGTCGTTGCGAACGCACGTGAGTTTTGACGTTGGCATTGCCAAGCTCGGTGGTCATAGCGTTTATTTGGGCCAGCAAAATGGCTTGTTAGGCGAACGTGAACGAATTTGTGATTTAGCCCAAAATTTGAGTTGCTGGTGTGATGCCATTGTCGCTCGAGTCTTTTACCAATCCGCATTGAATGAACTCGCCGCTCACGCAACCGTACCGGTTATCAATGCCTTAAGCGATGATTACCACCCCTGCCAAGCGCTCGCTGATTACATGGCGTTAACCCAAACATTCGGCACCCTTAAAGGCTTGAATTTATGCTTTGTTGGCGATGGCAATAATGTGGCTCAATCGCTGTTGATTATGGGGGCACTACTTGGTGTCAACGTTACCATTATTACCCCTGAGGGATATCAGGTTGATCCAGTAATTGCCCAACAAAGCGCGATCATCAGTGCGCAAAGTGGCAGTCGAATTGTGTTCAGTAACGACCTTGCTGCAGCGCAAAATCAGCAGGTAATTTACACCGATACCTGGCTGTCGATGGGGGATAAAGAAGCAATCGAACAACGCCTCGATATTTTTATGCCATATCAGGTCAACAGCGACTTAGTTAAGCATGCCAATGCAGAGGTTGTGATGCATTGTCAGCCAGCGCATGTCGAGCAAGAAATCAGTCGTCGTGTATTTGAGTCAGCTCAGTGTATCGCGATGTTACAGGCGCAAAACCGGATGTGGGCTCAAAGTGCGCTGTTGACAAACTTATTAACCTAA
- the argB gene encoding acetylglutamate kinase — MSDKTLVIKVGGAILQQRQAISQLFEVIAQLQQQSVRIALVHGGGVMIDKMLKQAGLVSEKHSGLRITPKSHMPIISGVLAGDVNKQLVASASRAGVMAVGVALHDGQTTTCQPRDAHLGQVGVTQPNDPWLLNALLSAGCLPIVCSIGALNDGSLVNVNADDAAVVIAMLLQAELVFLTDIDGVYGADNACLRSLDHQHAQQLIAEGVICEGMVAKVNAALEAATRLRRSIAVTSWKTPQHLLQMYSGGEFGTRIIPNI, encoded by the coding sequence ATGAGCGATAAAACACTGGTGATAAAAGTAGGTGGCGCAATATTGCAACAGCGGCAGGCGATAAGCCAGTTATTTGAGGTGATTGCCCAACTTCAACAACAATCAGTGCGTATTGCCTTGGTTCACGGCGGCGGCGTGATGATTGATAAAATGCTCAAACAAGCCGGCTTGGTTAGCGAAAAACACTCGGGGTTGCGCATCACTCCAAAATCCCATATGCCGATTATCAGTGGTGTGTTAGCAGGAGACGTCAACAAACAGTTGGTGGCATCGGCGAGTCGAGCCGGCGTTATGGCCGTCGGTGTGGCGTTACACGATGGACAAACAACAACATGCCAACCTAGAGATGCGCACTTGGGGCAAGTGGGTGTAACACAACCGAACGACCCGTGGTTGCTAAACGCGTTACTCAGTGCTGGGTGTTTACCGATTGTATGCTCAATAGGGGCGCTTAACGACGGTTCACTGGTCAATGTCAATGCGGATGATGCCGCGGTCGTCATAGCCATGTTATTGCAGGCGGAATTGGTTTTTTTAACTGATATCGATGGTGTCTATGGTGCAGATAATGCTTGTCTTCGCTCACTTGATCATCAACACGCCCAACAACTGATCGCCGAAGGGGTGATTTGCGAAGGGATGGTAGCCAAGGTCAACGCCGCCTTGGAAGCGGCAACGAGATTGCGACGAAGTATCGCGGTTACCAGTTGGAAAACACCACAACATTTATTGCAAATGTATTCAGGTGGTGAATTTGGTACCCGCATTATTCCTAACATCTAA
- the argC gene encoding N-acetyl-gamma-glutamyl-phosphate reductase gives MNVAIIGASGYAGAELVKLLSCHPQINTLNLLVSEHSSSAHQRFSDLYPQMLGLCDFHLQPFSWQWLERHHQQLDAVFMATPHHYSQQWAHAFIELGICVFDLSGAFRLKQTADYRAYYDFDHQHPQLLEQAVYGLPEFADCELDNAELIALPGCYPTASLLSIKPLCQSGLLDNTQAVVINGISGASGAGRSPVLATSFNEVSLRAYNILSHRHQPEISQHAGNQDIEIVFNPHIAPFKRGLMTTTTVKLVSDATEELVDATFKQAYQQSVFVRLANQWPQIDNVALTPFADLHWQYEQQKRTLVVCCAIDNLLKGAASQAVQCFNMRFGYAMSTALIRGHYER, from the coding sequence ATGAATGTGGCGATAATAGGTGCAAGCGGTTACGCCGGGGCTGAGCTGGTTAAATTGCTGAGCTGTCACCCTCAAATAAATACGCTGAATTTACTGGTGTCGGAACACAGTTCAAGTGCACACCAACGGTTTAGCGATTTATATCCGCAGATGCTGGGTTTGTGTGATTTCCACCTTCAGCCTTTCTCTTGGCAGTGGCTGGAGCGCCATCATCAACAGCTCGATGCCGTGTTTATGGCCACGCCTCACCACTACTCGCAGCAGTGGGCACACGCTTTTATCGAATTAGGTATTTGCGTGTTTGATTTATCTGGTGCGTTTCGACTTAAGCAAACGGCAGACTATCGGGCTTATTATGATTTTGACCATCAACACCCTCAGTTGCTAGAACAAGCGGTTTATGGCTTACCTGAATTCGCCGACTGCGAATTAGACAACGCTGAGCTTATCGCCTTACCGGGCTGTTATCCGACCGCCAGTTTATTGTCGATCAAGCCGTTGTGCCAGAGCGGTTTGCTAGACAATACCCAGGCTGTGGTAATCAATGGTATCAGTGGCGCAAGCGGCGCAGGTCGTTCGCCTGTACTTGCGACCAGTTTTAACGAAGTCAGCCTCAGAGCCTACAATATTCTCAGTCATCGCCATCAGCCGGAGATATCGCAACACGCCGGAAATCAAGATATTGAAATAGTATTTAATCCGCATATTGCCCCGTTTAAGCGCGGATTGATGACAACCACAACCGTTAAGTTAGTGAGTGATGCAACTGAAGAGTTGGTTGATGCAACGTTTAAACAGGCATATCAACAGTCGGTTTTTGTGCGTTTAGCGAACCAGTGGCCGCAAATAGATAACGTGGCGCTAACCCCCTTTGCCGATTTGCATTGGCAATATGAGCAACAGAAACGGACCCTAGTGGTGTGTTGCGCAATAGATAACCTCCTAAAAGGGGCTGCATCACAAGCGGTGCAATGTTTCAACATGCGTTTTGGCTATGCTATGTCGACCGCCTTAATTAGGGGGCATTATGAGCGATAA
- the argE gene encoding acetylornithine deacetylase, translating to MTSTLPNLQQALSQLIAMPSISSDRLDFDQSNLPVIELLASWFESLGFTISIDQVINTNNKYNMLATLGSGEGGLLLSGHSDTVPYDDQGWLTDPFKLRLIDDKFYGLGSCDMKGFFAFVLQACTAIPRHKLTKPLYILVTADEETTMAGARFFVKQQLVKPEVAIIGEPTELKPVHMHKGHMSHRITVRGKSGHSSDPANGLNAIEVMVEVIQRLQLLRKHLQQNYRNAAFSVQQPTLNLGAIKGGDNANRICQDCYLDIDLRAIPGIADEDLLAWLADALLPICKQHPGSIQMQPLHASSPAFKEAQDSELVVSAQRFSGHCCQAVNYATEAPFIQQLGCQTLVLGPGSIDQAHQANEYLHVDQVEPTLALLHRLITHYCCA from the coding sequence ATGACATCCACATTACCTAACTTGCAACAGGCACTCAGCCAGTTAATCGCTATGCCGTCGATCAGTTCAGATAGGCTCGACTTCGATCAATCCAATTTACCGGTGATCGAGTTATTAGCGAGCTGGTTTGAATCACTGGGCTTTACTATCAGCATTGACCAAGTGATTAACACCAACAACAAATACAATATGCTAGCTACACTTGGCTCTGGTGAGGGGGGGCTATTACTATCTGGGCACAGTGATACAGTACCTTATGACGATCAGGGCTGGCTCACCGATCCATTCAAATTACGGTTGATAGACGACAAATTCTACGGTCTTGGCAGTTGTGATATGAAAGGCTTTTTCGCCTTTGTATTGCAGGCGTGTACCGCCATTCCTCGGCATAAGCTCACTAAACCTCTGTATATATTGGTCACCGCAGATGAGGAAACGACCATGGCTGGCGCGCGCTTTTTCGTCAAACAGCAATTAGTCAAACCCGAGGTCGCCATTATTGGTGAACCCACTGAGTTGAAGCCTGTGCACATGCACAAGGGTCATATGTCGCATCGCATAACGGTGCGCGGCAAGTCCGGTCATTCAAGCGACCCGGCCAATGGTCTCAATGCAATTGAGGTTATGGTGGAGGTTATTCAACGCTTGCAACTACTGCGCAAACACTTACAGCAAAATTACCGCAACGCGGCGTTCAGCGTGCAACAACCGACGCTAAACTTAGGTGCGATAAAGGGCGGAGATAACGCCAACCGCATATGCCAAGATTGCTACCTCGATATTGACCTGCGGGCCATACCGGGTATTGCCGATGAAGATTTATTGGCGTGGCTTGCCGATGCGCTATTACCGATTTGTAAACAACACCCCGGTAGTATTCAAATGCAGCCACTACACGCCAGCTCGCCAGCGTTTAAAGAAGCACAGGATAGCGAGTTGGTGGTCAGTGCCCAGCGCTTCTCTGGCCATTGTTGTCAAGCCGTTAACTACGCTACTGAGGCACCATTTATTCAGCAATTAGGTTGCCAGACGTTGGTCTTGGGGCCGGGCTCAATTGACCAAGCCCATCAAGCAAATGAATACCTACACGTTGATCAAGTTGAACCGACCTTGGCGTTATTACACCGGCTAATTACTCATTATTGCTGCGCGTGA